One window of the Flavobacteriaceae bacterium YJPT1-3 genome contains the following:
- a CDS encoding DUF1080 domain-containing protein codes for MRLLSLFSVITLVIATSCKEQANNEATEETSMDTVATMPEPQEVKVLFDGENLEHWKAYNLDSIQLWSVEEGNLVFTPQQGRKENLITKDRFTNFELNLEWKISEGGNSGIMWGVQERDDLREPYLTGPEIQVLDNERHPDANVGGKTHQAGALYDMIEPAQDVAKPAGEWNKVMIRIDHEANKGVVELNGTQIVEFPVHGPEWEAMVADSKFADWKDFGKYRSGHIALQDHDDKVWYRNITIREL; via the coding sequence ATGAGACTATTATCCCTATTCAGCGTAATCACCTTAGTTATTGCAACTAGCTGTAAAGAACAAGCTAACAATGAAGCCACGGAAGAAACGAGCATGGATACCGTAGCTACCATGCCTGAACCTCAAGAGGTCAAAGTCCTTTTTGATGGCGAAAATCTGGAACATTGGAAAGCCTACAACCTGGATAGCATTCAGTTGTGGAGTGTAGAAGAAGGCAATCTGGTGTTTACGCCTCAGCAAGGGCGCAAAGAAAATCTGATCACTAAAGATCGGTTTACCAATTTCGAACTTAATCTGGAATGGAAAATTTCAGAAGGAGGAAATAGTGGAATCATGTGGGGGGTACAGGAACGCGATGATCTTCGCGAACCCTACCTGACCGGACCGGAAATTCAGGTACTCGATAACGAGCGACATCCGGATGCCAATGTAGGCGGTAAGACCCATCAAGCTGGTGCCCTCTACGACATGATCGAACCCGCTCAAGATGTGGCCAAGCCGGCCGGTGAATGGAATAAAGTAATGATCCGGATCGATCATGAGGCCAATAAAGGTGTCGTGGAGCTCAACGGTACTCAAATTGTAGAATTCCCGGTACACGGACCCGAATGGGAAGCCATGGTGGCTGATTCTAAGTTTGCCGACTGGAAAGACTTTGGAAAATACAGATCAGGACATATTGCCTTGCAAGACCACGATGATAAAGTCTGGTATCGCAACATTACCATACGGGAATTATAA
- a CDS encoding NAD(P)H-dependent glycerol-3-phosphate dehydrogenase: MGKKFGVIGGGSWATAIAKMLCENLEEIGWYMRSVYAVEHLKREHHNPSYLSAVEFKPEQLRLSTDINEIVQYADVLIFAVPSAFVGSELKKLTASLADKIIFSAIKGIVPETGKIVGAHFHEVYNIPFEDIGVITGPCHAEEVALERLSYLTIACADEAKARLVADHLSSDYIKTTLSDDTIGTEYAAMLKNIYAIAAGIAHGLGYGDNFQSVLMSNAIREMRKFIKKVHKMKRDINDSAYLGDLLVTGYSVFSRNRFFGNMIGKGYTVKSAQLEMNMVAEGYYATRSAYQLNQELGAKTPIINAVNRILYENKDPKQVFKKLTDKLD, encoded by the coding sequence ATGGGTAAAAAATTTGGAGTGATTGGGGGAGGTAGCTGGGCTACGGCCATCGCTAAAATGCTTTGTGAGAATCTGGAGGAGATTGGTTGGTACATGCGCAGTGTCTATGCCGTGGAGCACCTTAAACGAGAACACCATAACCCCAGCTATTTAAGTGCGGTAGAATTTAAGCCGGAGCAACTACGCCTGAGCACGGACATCAATGAAATTGTCCAGTATGCAGACGTCTTGATCTTTGCTGTTCCTTCAGCCTTCGTAGGTAGTGAGCTTAAAAAACTCACCGCCTCTCTGGCCGATAAGATCATTTTTTCGGCAATTAAGGGGATCGTTCCGGAAACAGGAAAAATAGTGGGAGCTCACTTTCATGAGGTGTACAACATCCCTTTTGAAGACATAGGAGTAATCACCGGGCCTTGTCATGCTGAAGAAGTGGCCCTGGAGCGTTTGTCATACCTGACCATTGCCTGTGCGGATGAAGCAAAAGCCCGTCTTGTGGCAGATCATCTTTCCAGTGACTATATCAAAACCACTCTGAGTGACGACACCATCGGTACGGAATACGCCGCCATGCTTAAAAATATCTACGCGATTGCGGCTGGTATCGCCCACGGATTGGGTTATGGTGATAATTTTCAAAGTGTCCTTATGAGCAATGCCATACGTGAAATGCGCAAATTCATAAAAAAGGTGCATAAAATGAAGCGCGATATTAACGATTCGGCTTATTTGGGAGATCTCCTGGTCACCGGATACTCTGTATTTAGCAGAAACCGATTTTTTGGGAATATGATCGGGAAGGGATATACGGTCAAAAGTGCTCAATTGGAAATGAATATGGTGGCTGAGGGCTACTATGCCACTAGAAGTGCCTATCAGCTCAACCAGGAGCTAGGTGCTAAAACTCCCATCATCAATGCGGTAAATCGCATCCTCTACGAAAACAAAGACCCCAAACAGGTATTTAAAAAACTGACCGATAAATTGGATTAG
- a CDS encoding Gfo/Idh/MocA family oxidoreductase encodes MARLKMGMVGGGAGSFIGDVHRKASSIDGMIDLVCGAFSSTAEKSIASAKALGIDESRAYANFEEMIEKEAQLPVEKRMDFVSIVTPNFMHFPPAKMALEHGFHVICDKPVTLTLDEAYELQEVVAKSGKVFALTHNYTGYPMVRQARKMIAEGDLGTIRKVNVQYLQGWLATAVEKSGQKQAAWRTDPKRSGIGGALGDIGTHAENLVEYITGLSLSEISADLTAFGDGRTLDDDGNVLLRFENGAKGTMTFSQIATGEENNLAVRIYGTKGSAEWRQENPNELIVRWLDQPKQVYTPGGNGVYESVNEYVRVPAGHPEGYLEGFATIYRSFAQELNAINEGERPSENPDFPTVADGLRGMQFIYAAVASSDDNAAWVTLNE; translated from the coding sequence ATGGCGCGATTAAAAATGGGAATGGTAGGCGGCGGTGCCGGCAGTTTTATCGGTGATGTTCATCGCAAAGCTTCCAGCATAGACGGGATGATTGATCTGGTATGCGGTGCCTTCTCTTCTACGGCAGAGAAAAGTATCGCTTCCGCGAAAGCATTAGGCATAGACGAAAGCAGGGCCTACGCTAATTTTGAAGAAATGATCGAAAAGGAGGCGCAACTTCCTGTTGAAAAGCGTATGGACTTCGTCTCTATCGTAACGCCCAACTTTATGCATTTTCCTCCGGCTAAAATGGCTTTGGAGCACGGTTTTCATGTGATTTGCGATAAGCCGGTTACCCTCACTCTAGACGAAGCCTACGAGCTGCAAGAGGTGGTCGCCAAAAGCGGAAAGGTGTTTGCCCTTACGCACAATTATACGGGCTATCCCATGGTGCGTCAAGCGCGAAAAATGATTGCCGAGGGCGATCTGGGTACGATTCGGAAAGTCAACGTGCAGTATCTTCAAGGGTGGCTGGCGACCGCAGTAGAAAAAAGCGGTCAAAAACAAGCCGCCTGGCGTACTGACCCTAAACGCTCCGGCATAGGAGGGGCTTTGGGCGATATTGGAACACACGCAGAAAATTTGGTGGAATACATCACCGGTTTATCCCTTAGTGAAATTTCAGCCGATCTGACCGCGTTTGGAGACGGCAGAACCTTAGACGATGATGGTAATGTGTTGCTGCGCTTCGAGAACGGCGCCAAAGGAACCATGACTTTTTCGCAGATCGCAACCGGAGAAGAAAACAACTTAGCGGTTCGCATCTACGGCACCAAAGGCAGTGCCGAATGGAGACAAGAAAATCCCAATGAACTGATTGTACGCTGGCTCGATCAGCCCAAGCAAGTTTATACGCCGGGGGGTAACGGTGTTTACGAAAGTGTAAACGAATACGTACGTGTTCCCGCCGGACATCCGGAAGGCTACTTGGAGGGCTTCGCCACGATCTATCGCAGTTTTGCTCAGGAATTAAACGCAATCAATGAAGGAGAACGACCCAGTGAAAACCCCGACTTTCCTACGGTGGCCGATGGCCTGCGTGGGATGCAGTTCATCTACGCTGCAGTTGCGAGTAGTGACGATAATGCAGCTTGGGTAACCCTAAACGAATAA
- the gmk gene encoding guanylate kinase: MKGGKLIVFSAPSGSGKTTIVRHLLSKEELNLAFSISATSRAPRGTEKDGVDYYFLSLEEFKSRIKSDSFLEWEEVYRDNFYGTLKSEVERIWAEGKNVIFDIDVVGGLDIKQIYPERTLAVFVKPPSIEELKIRLKKRKTESEDKINMRVAKASIELATAPQFDHIIVNEDLPTALNEAYTLVKEYVDRPLQPSQSTENSHERS, translated from the coding sequence ATGAAAGGCGGTAAGCTCATTGTATTTTCAGCGCCCTCCGGTAGTGGTAAGACAACTATTGTTCGGCATTTATTAAGTAAAGAGGAACTCAATCTAGCCTTTAGCATATCGGCTACCTCAAGAGCTCCACGTGGCACCGAAAAGGATGGAGTAGACTATTATTTTCTCTCCCTGGAGGAGTTCAAGTCGCGAATTAAAAGCGATTCCTTCCTAGAATGGGAAGAAGTATATCGAGATAATTTCTACGGAACCCTTAAAAGTGAGGTGGAACGCATATGGGCTGAGGGTAAAAATGTTATTTTTGATATAGATGTCGTTGGCGGCCTAGATATCAAACAGATCTATCCTGAGCGGACGCTAGCTGTTTTTGTTAAACCCCCCAGTATAGAAGAATTGAAGATTCGTCTGAAGAAGCGGAAGACAGAATCGGAAGACAAGATCAATATGCGTGTAGCTAAAGCCTCGATAGAGTTGGCTACTGCTCCTCAATTTGATCATATTATCGTGAATGAAGACCTACCTACGGCCCTTAACGAAGCCTATACCCTGGTCAAAGAATATGTAGATCGACCGCTGCAACCCTCTCAAAGTACAGAAAATAGCCATGAGCGCTCATAA
- the nadD gene encoding nicotinate (nicotinamide) nucleotide adenylyltransferase: MSAHKIGLFFGSFNPVHIGHLILANHFAEYSDLDQVWMVITPHNPHKKKQTLLDNHHRYQLVQRAVEHYPKIEASTVEFDLPQPNYTVNTLAHLEERYPQHHFSLIMGEDNLKSFHKWKNYGAILSHHELYVYPRMGPNTVRDEFLDHPKIHRVNAPIIEISSTAIRKAIGAGRNIRPLLPEEVYTYLDEMNFYR, from the coding sequence ATGAGCGCTCATAAGATCGGTCTTTTCTTCGGCTCCTTTAATCCGGTACATATCGGCCACCTGATTCTGGCCAATCATTTTGCTGAGTACAGTGACCTCGATCAGGTCTGGATGGTCATCACCCCGCACAATCCCCACAAAAAGAAGCAAACCTTACTCGACAATCATCATCGCTATCAATTGGTGCAACGTGCTGTCGAGCATTACCCAAAAATTGAGGCCAGTACTGTCGAATTTGATCTTCCTCAACCCAACTATACGGTAAATACCCTGGCTCATTTGGAAGAAAGATACCCACAGCATCATTTTAGTTTGATCATGGGCGAAGACAATCTAAAAAGCTTTCATAAATGGAAGAATTATGGAGCCATTCTCTCCCATCATGAATTATACGTTTATCCCAGAATGGGACCCAATACCGTGCGTGATGAATTTTTAGATCATCCCAAGATTCACAGAGTAAACGCGCCGATCATTGAAATTTCGAGTACGGCTATTCGCAAGGCTATTGGAGCCGGAAGAAACATACGACCATTGCTCCCTGAAGAGGTCTATACCTATTTGGATGAGATGAATTTTTACCGTTAG
- a CDS encoding sugar phosphate isomerase/epimerase: MKTIKGPAVFLAQFMDDEAPFNSLDGLCKWAADLGYKGIQIPTWEKRLIDLELAGKSKIYCDEWKGQINDYGLEVTELSTHLQGQLIAVHPAYDLMFDNFAPEDCQNNPKKRTEWARNQLISAARASRHLGIDVHATFSGALLWHTFHPWPQRPAGLVEMGFEELAKRWMPLLNEFEEQGVDVCYEIHPGEDLHDGVTFERFLEATGNHKRVNILYDPSHFVLQQLDYIEYIDHYHEFIKCFHVKDSEFNPTGKKGAFGGYGDWIDRAGRYRSPGDGQIDFKTIFSKLTQYGCDVWAVMEWECCIKSPEQGAREGAPFIQSHIIEATQKAFDDFAGAEIDKENLKAILGLK; the protein is encoded by the coding sequence ATGAAAACGATTAAAGGACCCGCTGTTTTTCTCGCCCAGTTTATGGACGATGAAGCTCCGTTCAACTCTTTGGATGGCCTGTGCAAATGGGCTGCCGATCTGGGTTATAAAGGCATTCAAATCCCTACCTGGGAAAAGCGATTGATCGATCTGGAACTGGCTGGCAAAAGTAAAATCTATTGTGATGAATGGAAAGGTCAGATCAACGATTACGGTTTGGAAGTCACGGAACTGTCCACCCACTTACAAGGACAATTGATTGCCGTTCATCCGGCCTATGATTTAATGTTCGATAATTTCGCGCCGGAAGACTGTCAAAACAATCCGAAAAAACGTACCGAATGGGCGCGTAATCAATTGATCAGTGCCGCACGTGCAAGTCGGCATCTGGGTATCGATGTACACGCTACGTTTAGTGGCGCTTTGCTGTGGCATACTTTCCATCCCTGGCCTCAACGTCCTGCCGGATTGGTAGAGATGGGCTTTGAAGAGTTGGCCAAGCGCTGGATGCCATTGCTCAATGAATTTGAGGAACAGGGGGTAGACGTATGTTATGAAATTCATCCCGGCGAAGATTTACACGATGGCGTGACCTTTGAACGTTTTCTGGAAGCTACCGGAAATCATAAACGGGTGAATATTCTTTACGATCCTAGCCATTTTGTTCTGCAACAATTGGATTATATCGAATACATTGATCATTATCACGAGTTCATCAAGTGTTTCCATGTCAAAGATTCCGAATTCAATCCTACCGGGAAGAAAGGCGCCTTTGGCGGTTATGGAGATTGGATCGATCGCGCGGGACGGTACCGTTCTCCGGGCGACGGACAAATTGATTTTAAGACCATTTTCTCCAAGCTCACCCAGTACGGCTGCGATGTCTGGGCGGTAATGGAATGGGAATGTTGTATCAAATCACCAGAACAGGGCGCTCGAGAAGGAGCTCCCTTTATTCAAAGCCATATTATTGAAGCCACACAAAAGGCTTTCGATGATTTTGCAGGGGCTGAAATTGACAAAGAAAACCTTAAAGCTATTCTAGGACTTAAATAA
- a CDS encoding nicotinic acid mononucleotide adenyltransferase has translation MKTLKNTAGWMILSLLLVSCYADVVLEEEIIVVELEINANQVLNDYDLWYLNVEASRGNANIPFLQKAFTLSFDAGQLFANNNLATIGVQGGGLGLAVGFYETFGPEIDIIHDLDGVYTFQVIPLDHKRIELYHAPSGAYFVLEGYYTHQFDYDRLFYENIHYFLQEYVAWEKIYTSQEGALNEFDQEHFLQFTPTGNDGNFKSSQDQNGTRIDYLYWDYEGWYTVVPIAGNSSLKTLTLDYDYLGNEFFELSVINANTIALYHVASGTTYHFKGRGYIQYKMAGEGKVREKQKALSNKIETALKEKTLKIS, from the coding sequence ATGAAAACGCTAAAGAATACTGCCGGATGGATGATATTAAGTTTACTCTTGGTTTCTTGTTATGCTGATGTTGTCTTAGAGGAGGAGATTATTGTGGTCGAACTAGAAATTAATGCCAATCAGGTGCTGAATGATTACGATCTGTGGTACCTCAATGTGGAGGCATCTCGAGGGAATGCTAATATTCCATTCCTGCAAAAGGCTTTCACACTGAGCTTTGATGCAGGTCAGCTGTTTGCCAACAATAATCTGGCAACAATAGGTGTGCAAGGAGGAGGCCTTGGATTGGCGGTAGGATTCTATGAGACTTTTGGTCCGGAGATCGATATCATACACGATCTTGACGGTGTCTACACCTTTCAGGTCATTCCACTTGACCACAAACGTATTGAGTTGTATCACGCACCCAGCGGTGCCTACTTCGTTTTGGAAGGTTATTATACCCATCAGTTTGACTACGATCGATTGTTTTATGAGAATATTCATTATTTCCTTCAGGAGTACGTGGCTTGGGAAAAGATATATACAAGTCAAGAAGGCGCACTCAATGAATTTGATCAAGAACACTTCCTCCAGTTCACGCCAACAGGGAATGATGGGAATTTTAAGAGCTCTCAGGATCAGAATGGCACGCGTATTGATTATTTATATTGGGATTACGAAGGTTGGTATACGGTAGTTCCGATTGCTGGAAATTCTAGCCTTAAAACTTTAACATTGGATTACGATTATCTGGGCAATGAGTTTTTTGAATTGTCCGTTATTAATGCAAATACTATTGCCTTGTACCATGTAGCGTCAGGTACGACCTACCATTTTAAAGGAAGAGGTTACATCCAGTACAAAATGGCTGGAGAGGGAAAAGTAAGAGAGAAACAGAAGGCCCTATCGAATAAAATCGAAACGGCCTTAAAAGAGAAGACATTGAAGATTAGTTGA
- a CDS encoding YicC family protein: MIQSMTGFGKEVIQLPGKKITIEVKSLNSKNLDLNARIPSFYREKELELRNLTAKALQRGKIDLSLYVELNGEETNTAINEGVVKQYIAQLKQIADGDEIDHLKMAIRLPDALKTERDEIDSEEYQTILSGLDRALEAINTYRSDEGQALKVDFEKRIKNISALLEEVRTLDPERMEGVKDRLEKAVSELKEKVDENRFEQELTYYLEKYDITEEKVRLQNHLDYFLQALNSADSNGKKLGFIAQEIGREINTIGSKSNYAPMQKIVVRMKDELEKIKEQMLNVL; the protein is encoded by the coding sequence ATGATACAAAGTATGACGGGTTTCGGGAAAGAGGTCATTCAACTTCCCGGAAAGAAAATTACGATCGAGGTCAAATCGCTCAATAGCAAGAACCTGGATTTGAATGCGCGCATTCCCTCCTTTTACCGTGAAAAAGAGCTGGAGCTTCGCAATTTAACGGCGAAAGCACTACAGCGTGGAAAAATAGACCTTAGCCTCTATGTAGAGCTGAATGGGGAGGAAACGAATACCGCCATCAACGAAGGGGTCGTCAAACAATACATCGCCCAACTAAAGCAAATTGCAGATGGGGACGAGATTGATCATTTGAAAATGGCCATCCGTCTTCCGGATGCTCTTAAAACGGAGCGCGACGAGATCGATTCGGAAGAATACCAAACGATCCTTTCCGGCCTGGATCGAGCTTTAGAGGCTATCAATACATACCGGTCTGACGAGGGACAAGCACTTAAGGTCGATTTTGAAAAGCGCATCAAAAACATCAGTGCGCTACTAGAGGAAGTTCGAACCCTGGATCCGGAGCGAATGGAAGGCGTAAAAGACCGTTTGGAAAAAGCGGTCAGCGAACTCAAGGAGAAAGTGGACGAGAATCGCTTTGAACAAGAACTGACCTACTACCTAGAAAAATACGACATCACCGAAGAGAAAGTGCGGCTGCAGAACCACCTGGATTACTTTTTACAGGCGCTGAATTCTGCGGACTCCAATGGAAAAAAATTAGGATTTATCGCTCAGGAAATTGGACGGGAAATTAATACCATTGGATCTAAGTCCAATTACGCCCCTATGCAGAAAATTGTGGTACGCATGAAGGACGAATTAGAGAAAATCAAGGAACAAATGCTTAACGTATTGTAA
- a CDS encoding nucleoside permease, with protein sequence MKSFVRAQLSIMMFLEFFIWGGWFVTLGTFMGENLSANAVEIGAAFSTQSWGAIIAPFIIGLIADRYFNAERILGVLHLIGAFLMYQMAYATDFTAFYPYVLGYMIAYMPTLALVNSVAFRQLKDPAKEFSYIRVFGTIGWIVSGFVISLAFSWDSAENIAQGMLQNTFLMTAIASAVLGVFSFTLPKTPPTADKGEKLSIREILGLDALSLLKDRNFAVFFLSSILICIPLAFYYQNLSPFLTELGVENSTAKASIGQISEVIFMLLLPLFFKRFGIKITLIIGMAAWAVRYLLFAYGNAGELAFMLLIGIALHGICYDFFFVSGQIYTDSKAGPKFKSAAQGLITLATYGLGMLIGFMIAGKVTDYNLITEGEHNWNGIWTFPVIFAVAVMIFFAIFFKNEKVEAKNL encoded by the coding sequence ATGAAATCATTCGTTCGCGCTCAACTTTCCATCATGATGTTCCTGGAATTCTTTATCTGGGGAGGCTGGTTTGTGACCTTGGGCACCTTTATGGGAGAAAATTTAAGCGCTAATGCCGTAGAGATTGGCGCCGCCTTTTCCACCCAATCCTGGGGGGCCATCATCGCGCCTTTTATCATTGGCTTGATTGCCGATCGCTATTTTAATGCCGAACGCATTTTGGGCGTACTTCACCTGATAGGCGCCTTTTTGATGTATCAAATGGCTTATGCCACCGACTTTACCGCGTTTTATCCCTATGTGTTGGGGTATATGATCGCCTATATGCCCACCTTGGCACTAGTGAATTCGGTTGCATTCCGGCAACTTAAAGATCCGGCTAAAGAGTTCTCCTACATTCGGGTGTTTGGTACTATCGGTTGGATTGTTTCCGGATTCGTGATCAGCCTGGCCTTTAGTTGGGATAGTGCTGAGAATATCGCTCAGGGGATGTTGCAAAACACCTTTTTAATGACCGCCATTGCATCGGCGGTGTTAGGAGTTTTCAGCTTTACTTTGCCTAAAACACCCCCTACTGCAGATAAAGGGGAGAAATTAAGCATACGTGAAATACTGGGACTTGATGCGCTCTCCTTACTCAAAGATCGCAATTTTGCAGTCTTCTTTTTGTCGTCCATTCTGATCTGTATCCCTTTGGCCTTTTACTATCAAAATTTAAGTCCGTTTCTGACCGAATTAGGGGTGGAGAATTCCACAGCCAAAGCCTCCATTGGTCAGATTTCAGAAGTAATCTTTATGCTTCTCCTGCCCTTGTTTTTTAAACGATTTGGGATCAAAATCACTTTGATTATAGGTATGGCGGCCTGGGCGGTACGCTACCTCCTTTTCGCCTACGGCAATGCCGGTGAATTAGCTTTTATGCTTCTTATTGGAATTGCGCTCCACGGGATCTGTTACGATTTCTTTTTTGTGTCCGGACAGATCTACACTGACAGCAAGGCAGGACCCAAATTCAAAAGTGCCGCGCAGGGACTAATTACGCTGGCGACTTACGGCTTGGGCATGCTGATCGGATTTATGATTGCCGGTAAGGTCACGGATTACAATTTGATCACTGAAGGCGAGCACAATTGGAATGGCATTTGGACCTTCCCGGTCATTTTTGCTGTGGCCGTTATGATATTCTTTGCTATCTTCTTTAAAAATGAAAAAGTAGAAGCTAAAAATTTATAA
- the lysM gene encoding peptidoglycan-binding protein LysM codes for MGLFSFIKNAGAKLGIGKSTKEEAAEAAAEKAAALRKANEKAAANMKETVHDLGLEVDNLKIEISGDTATVHGKATDQATKEKIVLVVGNTEGIAQVDDRMEVEHTEPEARFYTVEKGDYLSKIAKEMYGDAMKYNVIFEANKPMLKDPDKIYPGQVLRIPHLDT; via the coding sequence ATGGGATTATTTTCATTCATTAAAAATGCTGGCGCCAAGCTAGGCATTGGAAAAAGTACTAAGGAGGAAGCTGCGGAAGCGGCTGCGGAAAAAGCGGCAGCTTTGCGTAAGGCCAATGAGAAAGCCGCAGCCAACATGAAGGAAACCGTCCATGATCTTGGCCTGGAAGTCGATAATCTAAAAATTGAGATCTCTGGAGATACAGCTACGGTCCATGGCAAGGCTACCGATCAAGCTACTAAGGAAAAAATCGTCCTTGTGGTTGGAAATACAGAGGGTATTGCTCAGGTTGATGATCGTATGGAAGTAGAACACACCGAGCCGGAAGCGCGTTTTTATACCGTTGAGAAAGGAGATTATCTCAGCAAAATAGCTAAAGAAATGTACGGTGATGCTATGAAATACAATGTAATTTTTGAAGCGAATAAGCCCATGCTTAAAGATCCCGATAAGATCTATCCGGGCCAGGTTTTACGCATTCCACACTTGGACACCTAG